GTTTGATATGGAAAAAGTATTGATACATTTGGAAGACTTTACAATGGCATATACGGATATTCCTGTAATATGGGATATGGATCTTGATATTTATGAGGGTAGTATTACTGCAATAATAGGGCCAAACGGCGCCGGTAAATCCACCTTGATGAAGGGAATACTTGGGCTTATGAAGCCTATTTCAGGTAAAGTAAGTATTATGGGTAAGTCTTACAAGGAGGTATATAAGCAGATTGCTTATATACCTCAGACCACCACGGTAAACTGGAATTTTCCCACTACAGTAATTGATGTGGTGACAATGGGAAGATATGCGGGACTTGGCTTATTTAAAAGAGTAAATGCTTCTGAAAAAGAAAAAGCTTTGGAAGCATTGAAAAAAATGAAAATGGAAGATTTTGCATCCAGACAGATTTCAGAACTTTCAGGGGGACAAAAACAAAGGGTATTCATAGCAAGGGCAATTGCTCAGAACGCTCTTATTTACTTTATGGATGAACCGCTTGCAGGAGTTGATAAGAAAACAGAGAATATAATTATAGAAACAATGAGGGAGTTTAAAAAAGAGGGGAAGACCATTATAGCGGTACACCATGATTTAAACACCCTATGCGAATATTTCGATCATGTAATTATGGTTAATAAGCAGCTTATAGCAAGCGGAAGGACCGAGGAAACCTTTGTAAAAGAGAATATAGATGCGACATATGGGGAGTAGGCTATGAATATAAGTATTATTACACAGTATTCGTTTATTGTGGTTGCGATAGGAACAATGCTGCTTGCCATGGCAACAGGTATAGTCGGAACGATAAGTATTTTAAAGGGGCAAAGTCTGATAGGTGATGCTGTAGGTCATGCATCACTTCCCGGAATAATTCTGGCATTTATGATATCCGGAAGAAAAAGTTCTCTTATTTTAATATTCGGTGCAATAGTGGCAGGTATAGTCGCTTTTATACTGATACAGATTATTGCGGAAGGCTCAAAGATAGAAGCGGACACCGCAATGGCTGTCATTTTATCTGCCATGTTCGGTATGGGTATGGTATTAAAAAGTTATATACAGGGTAATCCGAAATATCAGGGAGCTTCACAGTCGGGACTTGCCAGTTATATATTCGGTCAGGCGGCATATATACTAAGGGAGGATGTTTATATAATACTCGCTGTATCTGTCATATCTCTTGCCTTATTTATAGTCTTTTACAAAGAGATAAAGGTATATGTCTTTGATATGGTTTATGCATATACAATAGGGATAAATTCAAGGCTTACCTCTCTTCTTATAATGATAATAACCATGATTTTGATTGCGGCAGGTCTAAAGGCGGTGGGTGCCATTCTTATAAGCAGTATGCTTATAACACCTGCGGTTACAGGTTTGCAATGGAGTAAAAGTTATGAGAAAGTCTTAGTGATTGCGGCGGTAACAGGAGCCGTATCTGCCTTTTTGGGTACTTTTATAAGCAGTGCGGTGAAGGGATTTTCCACAGGACCAAGCATTATACTTATTATGTCTGTCATTGCTCTCTTTTCTGTATTGTTTGCACCGAGAGGTATTGTGAGAATGCTTTTAAATATTAGGAAGATGAGGGTAGGGAAATGATTGAATCTTTGTATATTCTTATAATAACCTCACTTGCCTGTGCTGTTTTGGGAGTGTTTTTAGTGTTAAGAAGACTTTCAATGGTTTCTGATGCAATCTCACATTCCGTACTCCTTGGAATAGTTATAGGATATTTTGTTACTAAAGATATAGGGAGTGTTTTATTAATAATAGGAGCAAGTCTTTTCGGTGTTTTAACGACTGTTTGTATAGAGTTACTGATAAAAAGTAAAAGAGTGACGGAAGATGCTTCTGTAGGTATAATTTTTCCGCTGTTTTTTTCGATAGCCGTTATACTTATTACAAGATATGCAAGAAATGTACATCTGGATACTGAGGTGGTTTTGATTGGAGAAATTATACTGGCTCCACTTCATAGAATAAATTTCCTTGGATTAAGCCTTCCAAAGGCTTTGATACAGATGAGTTTTGTACTTTTGATAAATATTGTATTTATAGCGGTTTTTTTTAGAAAACTGAAAATAAGTTCATTTGATCCTGTATATGCCGGAGTGGCCGGTATTGCAGGTGCAGGTCTTTATTATGTTTTTATGGCTTTGGTTTCATTTACTGCAGTTTCTGCGTTTGAGTCGGTAGGTGCGATACTTACAATATCCTTTTTTATTTCACCGGCTGCAAGTGCATATCTGATTTCAAAGGACCTTAAAATAACAATATTTTTGGCAGCTGTATATGCAGTAGTTAATTCTTGCATTGGTTATTTTCTTGCTGTAAAATTTAATGTATCCATGTCGGGAATGTGTGCTTTGGTTTCAGGATTAACATTTATGATAACCATTGCAGTATATCCAGGTGGAATCATTACTAAGATTATAAGATACATCAAAAACAAAAATCGTTTCAGTAGGGAACTTTTGATTTTACACATAGATAATCATACAGGAAAGAAAAATGCTCTTGGTGAATTGGGATACAGTACAATCAGAGAGCATATTGCCTGGTCTGACAGTAAGCTCAAATATGTTTTGGACAAGCTGATAAAAAAGGGATATGTTTATCGTGCAAAAGAAAGAGGTGTATATTCCCTGACTGAAACGGGTAAAAAATTAAGTGATGATATAAGAAAACATTACGGACTCAGAGTAAGGGAAAATGATATGGCTAAGATAGACACCGGTAGAGATGATTATATTTCAGCAATTTATGAGCTTATTGAAAAAAAGGAAATTGCAACAAATAAAAAGATCTCGGAGATTTTGGGAGTAAAGGCTGCATCTGTAAGTGAGATGTTAAAAAAACTGGTAGAAGAGGGTGAAGTATATACTGAGAACAAGTCGATTCTTTTGACGGAAACAGGTAAAATGAGGGCCAGAGCATTACTGACAAAGCATAGATTGTGGGAATTGTTTCTGGTGGAATATCTGGGTTATTCATGGCAGGATGTCCATGAGGATGCAAAAGCTTTGGAGTATGTCACTTCAAACGGACTAAAGGACAGACTGAATGAATTTCTAAATAAACCTATGCACTGCCCACACGGAAATGAAATATACGAAAATCATCCGGAGACCGATAAATTAAAAAAGCTTTCGGAGGTATCAAAGGGTATTTCCTGCCGACTACATAAAGTTGAAGATGACAGGGATTTGATTGAATATCTGGAAGAAAAAAAGATTGCTTTAGGAGATGAATTTGTGGTAAAGGATATCGATGATTTTGACGATTCGATACTTGTAAGCTCTGCAAGTGAAGATAAGCATATTGCGGGGAAAGCGGCAGTAAGGATGATGGTTGAAATTATTTAATAAAAAGGGGCTGTGAAAAAACTCGATTGAGTTTTTTCACACCCCCTTTTAGGTGTTGATTTTTAGCCATTTTTGTAGTCCACTAAATTTATGCATATAGAAAATAAAGAATAGTGAACTTGTTGTCCAAGAGATTGGATAAGAGGCAATGACCGTTGTGATACTTTGGTGTGTTGGGAAGAAAATGACAAGCCAAAGTATACGAAGCATACATACACCAATTCCTGTGATGACCATAGGAATCCAGCAATCGCCAACGCTGCGAAGTGATCCTGAATAAATCTCAACAAAGACATAGGTAACAAACAAGCTGGCAATATGATGCAAGATATAATTTCCTTGGTGAATAACTTCTTGGTCTTTGGTAAACAGGGAAAAGATATGGCTTCCAAAGAGAAAGAGCAATACACTGATCGAAATGGTCATCACAAAACTAATGAAAAGTGACCAGCGAATACCTTTTTTCACACGATCTGCTTTTCCAGCTCCAAAATTTTGTCCAACGAAGGTTGTGGTGGAAATACCCATAGCCTGAATGGACATCCAAAAGATGGTATCAATTTTTCCATATACTGTCCAAGCTGCAATGGTGTCTGTGCCCAGGGCATTGACATAGGCTTGGATAATAATATTCGAGATGGTATACATCATGGATTGGAGCCCAGCCGCTAGACCGATGTAGACCATTTGTTTTAGAGGCTCGATGTAAATGCGAAGCTTTAGAATATGCAGTTGATAGGAGGTCTTAGTGGTCAAAAGCACAAAAATGACAAGGACGGCACTGACCAATTGAGACACAATAGTGGCAATGGCTGCACCTGCAACTCCAATTTTCAATATGCCGACCAAAAGAATGTCTAATAAAATATTGGTAAATGTCGATGCAATTAAAAAGTAAAGTGGTCGCCTAGAATCACCAATAGCACGCAAAATCGCAGCTCCCATATTGTAAACAAGATTGGCTGTCATTCCCATAAAATAAATTTGCAAATAAATTTTAGCTAGTGGAAAGATATCCTCTGGCACATTCATTAAACTTAGTGCCAATGGGGAGAGAATATAGCCGATGACGGAAAGCAAAAGACCAGTGATAATGGAGAAAGTAATGGCAGTATGCACACATTGACTGACTTCCTCATCTCTTTGTGCACCAAATCGTTGGGAAATAATGACAGAGAAACCGGAGGAAATTCCAACAAAAAATCCAACAAAAAGGTTAATTAAGGTTCCTGTTGTACCTCCGACAGCAGCAAGTGCCTCCTTACTGACATAGCGTCCAACAACCATAGCATCTGCTGTGTTATAGAGTTGTTGGAAAAAGGAGCCAAACAAAATGGGAAAGAAAAAGAAGAGTAATTGTCTGCCGATTGGGCCTTCAGTGATAGAATTGTTTTTTGTTTCCATTTATCTACCCCTTTCAAAAATTATTTTCTGTTATTATAACACAAATAATTAGACAATGGGTATTGACAATGCAAATCAATGGTATTAGTCTTAAGTTAGATTAGACTAACTAACAGTGGG
This region of Lachnospiraceae bacterium oral taxon 096 genomic DNA includes:
- a CDS encoding MATE family efflux transporter, which gives rise to METKNNSITEGPIGRQLLFFFFPILFGSFFQQLYNTADAMVVGRYVSKEALAAVGGTTGTLINLFVGFFVGISSGFSVIISQRFGAQRDEEVSQCVHTAITFSIITGLLLSVIGYILSPLALSLMNVPEDIFPLAKIYLQIYFMGMTANLVYNMGAAILRAIGDSRRPLYFLIASTFTNILLDILLVGILKIGVAGAAIATIVSQLVSAVLVIFVLLTTKTSYQLHILKLRIYIEPLKQMVYIGLAAGLQSMMYTISNIIIQAYVNALGTDTIAAWTVYGKIDTIFWMSIQAMGISTTTFVGQNFGAGKADRVKKGIRWSLFISFVMTISISVLLFLFGSHIFSLFTKDQEVIHQGNYILHHIASLFVTYVFVEIYSGSLRSVGDCWIPMVITGIGVCMLRILWLVIFFPTHQSITTVIASYPISWTTSSLFFIFYMHKFSGLQKWLKINT
- a CDS encoding metal ABC transporter permease; the encoded protein is MIESLYILIITSLACAVLGVFLVLRRLSMVSDAISHSVLLGIVIGYFVTKDIGSVLLIIGASLFGVLTTVCIELLIKSKRVTEDASVGIIFPLFFSIAVILITRYARNVHLDTEVVLIGEIILAPLHRINFLGLSLPKALIQMSFVLLINIVFIAVFFRKLKISSFDPVYAGVAGIAGAGLYYVFMALVSFTAVSAFESVGAILTISFFISPAASAYLISKDLKITIFLAAVYAVVNSCIGYFLAVKFNVSMSGMCALVSGLTFMITIAVYPGGIITKIIRYIKNKNRFSRELLILHIDNHTGKKNALGELGYSTIREHIAWSDSKLKYVLDKLIKKGYVYRAKERGVYSLTETGKKLSDDIRKHYGLRVRENDMAKIDTGRDDYISAIYELIEKKEIATNKKISEILGVKAASVSEMLKKLVEEGEVYTENKSILLTETGKMRARALLTKHRLWELFLVEYLGYSWQDVHEDAKALEYVTSNGLKDRLNEFLNKPMHCPHGNEIYENHPETDKLKKLSEVSKGISCRLHKVEDDRDLIEYLEEKKIALGDEFVVKDIDDFDDSILVSSASEDKHIAGKAAVRMMVEII
- a CDS encoding metal ABC transporter permease, which gives rise to MNISIITQYSFIVVAIGTMLLAMATGIVGTISILKGQSLIGDAVGHASLPGIILAFMISGRKSSLILIFGAIVAGIVAFILIQIIAEGSKIEADTAMAVILSAMFGMGMVLKSYIQGNPKYQGASQSGLASYIFGQAAYILREDVYIILAVSVISLALFIVFYKEIKVYVFDMVYAYTIGINSRLTSLLIMIITMILIAAGLKAVGAILISSMLITPAVTGLQWSKSYEKVLVIAAVTGAVSAFLGTFISSAVKGFSTGPSIILIMSVIALFSVLFAPRGIVRMLLNIRKMRVGK
- a CDS encoding ABC transporter ATP-binding protein, whose translation is MEKVLIHLEDFTMAYTDIPVIWDMDLDIYEGSITAIIGPNGAGKSTLMKGILGLMKPISGKVSIMGKSYKEVYKQIAYIPQTTTVNWNFPTTVIDVVTMGRYAGLGLFKRVNASEKEKALEALKKMKMEDFASRQISELSGGQKQRVFIARAIAQNALIYFMDEPLAGVDKKTENIIIETMREFKKEGKTIIAVHHDLNTLCEYFDHVIMVNKQLIASGRTEETFVKENIDATYGE